One genomic segment of Stigmatella erecta includes these proteins:
- the ileS gene encoding isoleucine--tRNA ligase: protein MSQPPAPLFATVPNEIDFPADERRTLAFWKERRIFEQTLQGRDQAPAFVFYEGPPTANGLPHNGHVLTRVIKDLFPRYKTMRGYRVPRKAGWDTHGLPVEVEVEKELRIHGKAEIERYGVEPFTQRCIESVFRYTNEWERLTERIGFWVDLPEAYVTYHRSYVESVWWALAELYRKGLLYQGHKVVWWWPQGGTALSSGEVGMGYRTVDDPSAYVAFPLKDAPDTALLIWTTTPWTLPSNMFAAVNPTVDYVTVDAGDRKLIVAAALREELAKKLKKDLPVLATQKGSDLVGQRYTPPYDVYAQRVGGTELPLKGGGTDTPAWRVIAADFVTLSSGTGIVHTAPAFGEDDYNAFRQERTRFAQPEALEMFCAIRPDGTFSEDFPSLTGRFVKDADKDIQRELKERGRLVLVEQYRHEYPFCWRADDDPLIQFARPAWYIRTTSVKDQAIANNRQVNWVPEHIKEGRFGDFLANNVDWALSRERYWGTPLPLWIHSETGEVEVIASLQDLRQKPGNNLAAIEAELKEFLTQKPGATSSEHLIVHKPWIDKVTFEKPGTPGRFVRVPEVVDVWFDSGCMPFAQWGYPHAKGSHEKFAQAFPADFISEAIDQTRGWFYSLLMVSTLVFDEETQRRQGLTPVQGFPLPYRSCIVLGHVSDKEGKKESKSKGNYTPPEIILDEVRMDFAVLDDKAAGLPGVAGEALIAREDLEGLDIQEGAKVQLFRPDAPGTAVTVTVKVHKKLKRRVVLLAKRELEALGVAPSARGVDVMPVEVPRLAPTERVVLKDPASRAPGADAFRWFFFAASPTWSNTRHSLSNVRLLQKDFQVKLRNVYSFFTIYANIDGFSPATGNAGASEAPWLAVRQSTGWREPSQRTVLDRWILSEVQLALRDTTRALDTYQVYEAAQRLVALVDGLSNWYLRRSRERFWGPGLEQDKLDAYFTLYEALTTITALSAPFIPFFAEEMWGNLVRRPWPTSQPESVHLGRFPDVEARLIDEGLSAEMGAVRELVSLGLKVRTDNRLKVRQPLARADVVLSRRELQERVAVYRDLISDELNVHEVRFLESGQETDVVRYKVRPNLRTMGSRLGPKLAPVRKAFDAADSRSLQRELTLQGKVVLAVDGEQMTFPAEELEVLVEANPGYAAAGAGVGVVVLHTELTEALVDEGLVRELLARVQAARKDMALGYTDRIRLWVDGDARVRKVTEEGRALISRETLASELKVGPEGFTGQEEEFSLNGLPARLRVERA from the coding sequence ATGTCCCAGCCCCCTGCCCCGCTGTTCGCCACGGTCCCCAACGAGATCGACTTCCCCGCTGACGAGCGCCGCACCCTCGCCTTCTGGAAGGAGCGCCGCATCTTCGAGCAGACGCTCCAAGGCCGGGACCAGGCGCCCGCCTTCGTCTTCTACGAGGGCCCCCCGACCGCCAACGGCCTGCCCCACAACGGCCACGTCCTCACCCGCGTCATCAAGGACCTCTTCCCCCGCTACAAGACGATGCGCGGCTACCGCGTCCCCCGCAAGGCCGGCTGGGACACCCACGGCCTGCCCGTCGAGGTCGAGGTGGAGAAGGAGCTGCGCATCCACGGCAAGGCGGAGATCGAACGCTACGGCGTCGAGCCCTTCACCCAGCGCTGCATCGAGTCCGTCTTCCGCTACACCAACGAGTGGGAGCGGCTCACCGAGCGCATCGGCTTCTGGGTGGACCTGCCCGAAGCCTACGTCACCTACCACCGCAGCTATGTGGAGAGCGTCTGGTGGGCGCTCGCCGAGCTGTACCGCAAGGGCCTGCTCTACCAGGGCCACAAGGTCGTCTGGTGGTGGCCCCAGGGTGGCACCGCGCTCAGCTCTGGCGAAGTCGGCATGGGCTACCGCACGGTGGATGACCCCAGCGCCTATGTCGCCTTCCCGCTGAAGGACGCGCCCGACACCGCGCTCCTCATCTGGACCACCACGCCCTGGACGCTCCCGTCCAACATGTTCGCCGCCGTCAACCCCACCGTGGACTACGTCACCGTGGACGCGGGCGACCGCAAGCTCATCGTCGCCGCCGCCCTGCGCGAGGAGCTGGCCAAGAAGCTCAAGAAGGACCTGCCCGTCCTGGCCACCCAGAAGGGCAGCGACCTCGTGGGCCAGCGCTACACCCCGCCCTATGACGTCTATGCCCAGCGCGTGGGCGGCACGGAGCTGCCCCTCAAGGGCGGGGGCACCGACACGCCCGCCTGGCGCGTCATCGCCGCGGACTTCGTCACCCTCTCCAGCGGTACCGGCATCGTCCACACCGCCCCGGCCTTCGGCGAGGACGACTACAACGCCTTCCGCCAGGAGCGCACCCGCTTCGCCCAGCCCGAGGCGCTGGAGATGTTCTGCGCCATCCGCCCGGATGGCACCTTCTCCGAGGACTTCCCCTCGCTCACCGGCCGCTTCGTGAAGGATGCCGACAAGGACATCCAGCGCGAGCTCAAGGAGCGCGGCCGGCTCGTCCTCGTCGAGCAGTACCGCCACGAGTACCCGTTCTGCTGGCGCGCGGATGACGACCCGCTCATCCAGTTCGCCCGCCCCGCCTGGTACATCCGCACCACGTCCGTCAAGGACCAGGCCATCGCCAACAACCGCCAGGTCAACTGGGTCCCCGAGCACATCAAGGAAGGCCGCTTCGGCGACTTCCTCGCCAACAACGTGGACTGGGCCCTGTCCCGCGAGCGCTACTGGGGCACCCCGCTGCCCCTGTGGATCCACTCGGAGACGGGCGAGGTGGAGGTCATCGCCTCGCTCCAGGACCTGCGCCAGAAGCCTGGCAACAACCTGGCCGCCATCGAGGCCGAGCTGAAGGAGTTCCTCACCCAGAAGCCCGGCGCCACCAGCAGCGAGCACCTCATCGTCCACAAGCCGTGGATCGACAAGGTCACCTTCGAGAAGCCCGGCACCCCGGGCCGCTTCGTCCGCGTGCCCGAGGTGGTGGACGTGTGGTTCGACTCGGGCTGCATGCCGTTCGCCCAGTGGGGCTACCCCCACGCGAAGGGCTCTCACGAGAAGTTCGCCCAGGCCTTCCCCGCGGACTTCATCTCCGAGGCCATCGACCAGACGCGCGGCTGGTTCTACTCCCTGCTGATGGTCAGCACGCTCGTCTTCGACGAGGAGACCCAGCGCCGCCAGGGGCTCACCCCCGTGCAGGGCTTCCCGCTGCCGTACCGGAGCTGCATCGTCCTCGGCCACGTCTCCGACAAGGAGGGCAAGAAGGAGTCCAAGTCCAAGGGCAACTACACCCCGCCGGAGATCATCCTCGACGAGGTCCGCATGGACTTCGCCGTGCTGGATGACAAGGCGGCGGGCCTCCCCGGCGTGGCCGGTGAGGCGCTCATCGCCCGCGAGGACCTGGAGGGCCTGGACATCCAGGAGGGCGCCAAGGTGCAGCTCTTCCGCCCGGATGCCCCCGGCACCGCCGTCACCGTCACCGTGAAGGTCCACAAGAAGCTCAAGCGGCGCGTGGTGCTGCTGGCCAAGCGGGAGCTGGAGGCCCTGGGCGTGGCGCCCTCCGCGCGCGGCGTGGACGTCATGCCGGTGGAGGTGCCCCGGCTCGCGCCCACCGAGCGCGTGGTGCTCAAGGACCCGGCCAGCCGGGCCCCCGGCGCGGATGCGTTCCGGTGGTTCTTCTTCGCCGCCAGCCCCACCTGGTCCAACACCCGCCACTCGCTGAGCAACGTGCGGCTCCTGCAGAAGGACTTCCAGGTCAAGCTGCGCAACGTCTACTCGTTCTTCACCATCTACGCGAACATCGACGGCTTCTCGCCCGCCACGGGCAACGCGGGCGCCTCCGAGGCCCCGTGGCTCGCCGTCCGCCAGAGCACCGGCTGGCGTGAGCCCTCGCAGCGCACGGTGCTCGACCGGTGGATCCTCTCCGAGGTGCAGCTCGCCCTGCGCGACACCACCCGCGCGCTGGACACCTATCAGGTGTACGAGGCCGCCCAGCGGCTGGTGGCGCTCGTGGATGGCCTCTCCAACTGGTACCTGCGCCGCAGCCGCGAGCGCTTCTGGGGCCCCGGCCTGGAGCAGGACAAGCTCGATGCCTACTTCACCCTGTACGAGGCGCTGACCACCATCACCGCGCTCTCCGCCCCCTTCATCCCCTTCTTCGCCGAGGAGATGTGGGGCAACCTGGTGCGCCGGCCCTGGCCCACCTCGCAGCCCGAGAGCGTGCACCTGGGCCGCTTCCCGGACGTGGAGGCGCGCCTCATCGACGAGGGGCTCTCCGCGGAGATGGGCGCGGTGCGGGAGCTTGTCTCCCTAGGCCTCAAGGTCCGCACGGACAACCGCCTCAAGGTGCGCCAGCCCCTGGCCCGCGCGGATGTCGTCCTCTCGCGCCGGGAGCTTCAGGAGCGCGTGGCCGTCTACCGCGACCTCATCTCCGACGAGCTGAACGTGCACGAGGTGCGCTTCCTGGAGTCCGGCCAGGAGACGGACGTGGTGCGCTACAAGGTCCGCCCCAACCTGCGCACCATGGGCAGCCGCCTGGGCCCCAAGCTGGCCCCGGTGCGCAAGGCGTTCGACGCGGCCGACAGCCGGAGCCTCCAGCGCGAGCTGACGCTCCAGGGCAAGGTGGTGCTGGCCGTGGACGGCGAGCAGATGACCTTCCCCGCCGAGGAGCTGGAGGTGCTCGTGGAGGCCAACCCCGGCTACGCCGCCGCGGGCGCGGGCGTGGGCGTGGTGGTGCTCCACACCGAGCTGACCGAGGCGCTCGTGGACGAGGGGCTCGTGCGCGAGCTGCTCGCCCGGGTACAGGCGGCGCGCAAGGACATGGCGCTCGGCTACACGGACCGCATCCGCCTATGGGTGGACGGCGATGCCCGGGTGCGCAAGGTCACCGAGGAGGGCCGGGCGCTCATCTCCCGCGAGACGCTCGCCTCGGAGCTGAAGGTGGGCCCCGAGGGCTTCACCGGCCAGGAGGAGGAGTTCAGCCTCAATGGCCTGCCGGCGCGCCTACGGGTAGAGCGCGCCTGA
- a CDS encoding caspase family protein — MRFTREALGLAVLLVAGAAGAEERPQATFAFIVGVNRSVDADELPLRYADDDAARYQDLFRLLGARTYLLARMDQNTERLHPQAAAEASVPNWGEWQRLVEQLTRDVAQARARNLGTVVYFIYAGHGSVHNGQGYVTLEDRRLTGEDLAKGLIQRVESDQVHLIVDACSSYFLAYGRGPGGQRRPLKGFSEVAQLSEDGRVGLLLSTSSARASHEWEAFQSGVFSHEVRSGLYGAADVDGDGRVSYREIAAFVERANAAIPNERFRPQVHARPPKDGTWLVVLGKAMEHRIEVDGQEAQHLRLEDSRGVRLADFHNASGQRTWLARPIGTGPLYLRRMGDGREYRIDSMPEVVQLAALTPQQARTADRGAEHEAFSLIFSLPYDRQAVDAYDFQAPVLLEAEPSRRRPTWRRVAGWSALGLAGASLGGGLWTTLSAREARSGNRATLPHAEAMGQNQRIRTLNHRSTTLYVAGALAAGAGLGMLLWPGAPAEALPVAGPDLAGVQLGGRF, encoded by the coding sequence GTGAGGTTCACGCGCGAGGCCCTGGGCCTTGCCGTGCTGCTGGTGGCGGGGGCCGCGGGGGCGGAGGAGCGCCCCCAGGCCACCTTCGCCTTCATCGTCGGGGTGAACCGGAGCGTGGACGCGGACGAGCTTCCCCTGCGCTACGCGGACGACGATGCCGCGCGCTACCAGGACCTGTTCCGGTTGCTCGGCGCGCGCACGTACCTGCTGGCCCGCATGGACCAGAACACGGAGCGGCTGCACCCTCAGGCGGCGGCGGAAGCCAGCGTGCCGAACTGGGGCGAGTGGCAGCGGCTGGTGGAGCAGCTCACGCGGGATGTGGCCCAGGCGCGCGCGCGCAACCTGGGCACCGTCGTCTACTTCATCTATGCGGGCCACGGCAGCGTGCACAACGGCCAGGGCTACGTGACGCTGGAGGACCGGCGGCTCACCGGAGAGGACCTGGCCAAGGGCCTCATCCAGCGCGTGGAGTCCGATCAGGTCCACCTCATCGTGGACGCGTGCTCCTCTTACTTCCTGGCCTACGGGCGAGGCCCGGGCGGCCAGCGCCGGCCCCTGAAGGGGTTCAGCGAGGTGGCGCAGCTGTCGGAAGACGGGCGCGTGGGGCTGTTGCTGTCGACCTCCAGCGCGCGGGCCAGCCACGAGTGGGAGGCCTTCCAGTCGGGCGTCTTCAGCCACGAGGTCCGCTCGGGGCTCTACGGCGCGGCGGACGTGGATGGCGACGGACGGGTGAGCTACCGGGAGATCGCCGCCTTCGTGGAGCGTGCGAATGCGGCCATTCCCAACGAGCGCTTCCGCCCCCAGGTCCACGCCCGGCCGCCGAAGGACGGGACGTGGCTGGTGGTGCTGGGCAAGGCGATGGAGCACCGCATCGAGGTGGATGGGCAGGAGGCCCAGCACCTGCGGCTCGAGGACAGCCGGGGGGTGCGCCTGGCCGACTTCCACAATGCCTCCGGCCAGCGGACGTGGCTGGCGCGGCCCATTGGCACCGGCCCGCTCTACCTGCGGCGCATGGGGGACGGCCGCGAGTACCGCATCGACTCGATGCCGGAGGTGGTGCAGCTCGCCGCGCTCACGCCGCAGCAGGCCCGGACGGCGGACCGCGGCGCGGAGCACGAGGCGTTCAGCCTCATCTTCTCGCTGCCGTATGACCGGCAGGCGGTGGACGCGTACGACTTCCAGGCGCCGGTGCTCCTGGAGGCCGAGCCCTCCCGGCGGAGGCCCACGTGGCGCCGGGTGGCGGGCTGGAGCGCGCTGGGGCTGGCGGGGGCGAGCCTGGGCGGAGGGCTCTGGACGACGCTGTCCGCGCGGGAGGCCCGCTCCGGCAACCGGGCCACGCTGCCCCATGCCGAGGCCATGGGCCAGAACCAGCGGATTCGCACCCTCAACCACCGCTCCACCACCCTGTACGTGGCGGGCGCCCTCGCGGCGGGGGCGGGGCTGGGAATGCTCTTGTGGCCGGGGGCCCCGGCCGAGGCGCTCCCCGTGGCCGGGCCGGACCTGGCCGGGGTGCAGCTGGGAGGACGGTTTTGA
- a CDS encoding WD40/YVTN/BNR-like repeat-containing protein: MSPAWTPRVEVSLAALLGLLLGACVAPLSLDDRSCPCGDGWTCCEATQMCVQPGATCQQSQQPPAVAPTLCLDENWCWENPTPHAHYYRAVWASAPNDVWAVGAPGMATHWDGQNWKIHRSATDQSLLALFGTGPEDVWAVGREGAVVRWNGKAWQAVGTGLTQLLLAVWGSGPEDIWVVGSGGALLHWNGTDWSRPPDALPHYYTGIWGFAPDDVRVISAEGNVWRWNGQAWVPEPGFASDRVWSLSGAEGVLWALDEKVDEGIWRVLRFEKGEWQVVHEERRRFTSIAALSANEAWVAGPEGAALHIGPEGVALNFLDVPENLAHVWASREAGLWMVGDSGQVVRKTDTGWVSMREGASKTVLGGWEQSAAEAWSCGEQGMLLRWREGEWSTLASGTGAALQDVWGASPEEVWAVGDEETIVRSDGTAAALRRHVPGGATLRGLWGSGPADIWAVGTQGRILHYDGQDWSVRESPTSLTLTQVWGTDARNVWAVGELGTLLHYEGTAWKVVSWEKPTRQAFRDVWGTGPDDVWVVGAQGSIRHFDGKRWETWVPFAKGELVGIWGTGPSDIYVLEAGEEFIQGIPKAFTKLHHYDGKTWTGATVPYGGRFNALWGAGKEPRIGGAGGSILHYQP; the protein is encoded by the coding sequence TTGAGCCCCGCGTGGACGCCCCGTGTCGAAGTCTCCCTGGCCGCGCTGCTCGGCTTGCTCCTGGGCGCGTGCGTGGCCCCCCTGTCCCTGGACGACCGGTCCTGTCCCTGTGGGGACGGGTGGACGTGCTGCGAGGCGACGCAGATGTGCGTTCAGCCCGGGGCCACCTGCCAGCAGTCCCAGCAGCCGCCGGCCGTGGCGCCCACTCTCTGCCTGGACGAGAACTGGTGCTGGGAGAACCCGACCCCGCACGCGCACTACTACCGGGCCGTGTGGGCCTCCGCGCCCAACGATGTCTGGGCCGTGGGGGCGCCGGGCATGGCGACCCACTGGGACGGCCAGAACTGGAAGATTCACCGCTCGGCCACGGACCAGTCGCTGCTGGCCCTGTTCGGCACGGGGCCGGAGGATGTCTGGGCGGTGGGCCGCGAGGGCGCCGTGGTGCGCTGGAACGGCAAGGCCTGGCAGGCGGTGGGCACGGGGCTCACGCAGCTGCTGCTGGCCGTCTGGGGCAGCGGTCCCGAGGACATCTGGGTGGTGGGCTCCGGCGGGGCGCTGCTGCACTGGAATGGCACGGACTGGTCGCGGCCTCCGGATGCCCTGCCGCACTACTACACGGGCATCTGGGGCTTCGCGCCGGACGATGTCCGGGTCATCAGCGCGGAGGGCAACGTGTGGCGCTGGAACGGCCAGGCCTGGGTGCCCGAGCCGGGCTTCGCGAGCGATCGCGTCTGGAGCCTGAGCGGCGCCGAGGGCGTGCTGTGGGCCCTGGACGAGAAGGTCGATGAGGGCATCTGGCGCGTGCTCCGCTTCGAGAAGGGCGAATGGCAGGTGGTCCACGAGGAGCGCCGGCGGTTCACCAGCATCGCCGCGCTGAGCGCGAACGAAGCGTGGGTGGCTGGACCGGAAGGGGCTGCCCTCCACATTGGGCCCGAGGGCGTTGCCCTGAACTTCCTGGACGTGCCGGAGAACCTCGCCCACGTGTGGGCCTCGCGCGAGGCGGGGCTCTGGATGGTGGGCGACTCGGGCCAGGTGGTGCGCAAGACGGACACCGGCTGGGTGTCGATGCGCGAGGGAGCCAGCAAGACCGTCCTGGGCGGCTGGGAACAGAGCGCGGCGGAGGCCTGGTCCTGCGGGGAGCAGGGCATGCTGCTGCGCTGGCGCGAGGGGGAGTGGAGCACCCTGGCGAGCGGCACGGGGGCGGCCCTGCAGGACGTCTGGGGCGCGAGCCCGGAAGAGGTCTGGGCCGTGGGCGACGAGGAGACGATTGTCCGCTCCGATGGCACGGCGGCGGCCCTCCGGCGGCACGTTCCCGGCGGGGCAACGCTCCGGGGCCTCTGGGGCTCCGGCCCCGCGGACATCTGGGCCGTGGGGACGCAGGGGCGCATCCTTCATTATGACGGCCAGGACTGGAGTGTCCGCGAGAGCCCCACCTCGCTGACGCTGACCCAGGTCTGGGGAACGGACGCCCGGAACGTGTGGGCCGTGGGCGAGCTGGGCACCCTCCTGCACTACGAGGGCACCGCCTGGAAGGTGGTCTCCTGGGAGAAGCCCACCCGGCAGGCCTTCCGGGACGTGTGGGGCACGGGGCCGGACGATGTCTGGGTGGTGGGCGCCCAGGGCAGCATCCGGCACTTCGATGGCAAGCGCTGGGAGACCTGGGTGCCCTTCGCCAAGGGCGAGCTCGTGGGCATCTGGGGCACGGGGCCCTCGGACATCTATGTGCTCGAAGCGGGGGAGGAGTTCATCCAGGGCATCCCCAAGGCCTTCACCAAGCTGCACCACTACGACGGGAAGACCTGGACAGGCGCCACCGTGCCCTATGGCGGGCGCTTCAACGCCCTGTGGGGCGCGGGGAAGGAGCCGCGCATCGGCGGCGCGGGCGGCTCCATCCTCCACTACCAGCCGTGA
- a CDS encoding RNA polymerase sigma factor codes for METDNALYSGLGAEREELWLTGFHAGNRPVLERCYRELYPTVQRAVGRVLSGADQETVIHEVFYRLISREELRRSFRGGSLKAWMATVAYHLALDYVRRQQREQGALEQAGGLGMQESTETREFSEESDARLLIERFQRECLPAKWHGVFEVRFLRQLPQRDAARELGIHRTTLAYQEMRIRALLKRFLLREGDTP; via the coding sequence GTGGAAACCGACAATGCGCTCTATTCCGGCCTGGGCGCGGAACGCGAGGAGCTCTGGCTGACAGGGTTCCACGCCGGCAACCGCCCGGTGCTGGAGCGGTGTTACCGGGAGCTCTACCCCACCGTGCAGCGCGCCGTGGGGCGGGTGCTGTCGGGGGCCGACCAGGAGACCGTCATTCATGAGGTCTTCTACCGGTTGATCTCCCGCGAGGAGCTGCGCCGCAGCTTCCGGGGCGGCTCCCTCAAGGCCTGGATGGCCACGGTGGCCTACCACCTCGCGCTCGACTACGTGCGGCGCCAGCAGCGGGAGCAAGGCGCGCTGGAGCAGGCCGGAGGGCTCGGCATGCAGGAGTCCACCGAGACGCGGGAGTTCTCCGAGGAGAGCGACGCGCGGCTGCTCATCGAGCGCTTCCAGCGCGAGTGCCTGCCGGCCAAGTGGCACGGGGTCTTCGAGGTCCGCTTCCTGCGGCAACTTCCTCAACGAGATGCGGCCCGGGAGCTGGGCATCCACCGGACCACGCTGGCCTATCAAGAGATGCGCATCCGTGCGCTGCTCAAGCGTTTTCTCCTGCGCGAAGGGGACACACCATGA